One window of Paenibacillus sp. FSL K6-3182 genomic DNA carries:
- a CDS encoding S-layer homology domain-containing protein, translated as MHVDHLHKDSFFRRVLLVVISFILVLTAAPITPVLASSEPDSLPIYVGWQNFNHTGPTAVVSNDATRVLSFPAIPGRNNTATTANGRLRVVPVTNDSSGIVVRTNKIKLDGGFSTYFVMHLNGSTSLNNTSFPGPADGLTFIIQDNPTPVLGGVGEGVGYAGIPNSVGVEFDTWKNLGPHKGIQYNDPNLPYSLSNRYHPATNPTGPTADHVAIVMNGNNHHQQGSGDVIDNLQGANFRLYDYAASNAYVHVWVDYDDNGRLTTTYGPSDNRTNANNRSLTRNVGTSLMNKEVYVGFGASTGGANSHHDILAWYFKNSYVDGGLKPDGNYKQGPSAVTINKVFSTGVGAQTGIDIKVNGISKSDNLPNEKVDIYVNNQLVDGEYSTNSEGVLVYTFDDSSHLQAGNNNITVITSNGGTSASSSAIMTEAPVANNIVLSYTANGIVTINGVPNGVAVTLYDDNHEVIATSSIATNGTVRLTLTDDGKEILAGASQIDISYAKNGEVASNVTAVSPILRSSAPEKEKITTNVPKNTVTVKDVPPGSTVKVYGDDDELIGTATNNGNEEIEVVVTIDPPTKLQEGDIIEVTITEEDGKPESERVTSIAKLESDPLDEKKISTNATNNTVTIKDVPPGTTINVYDKNGEVIGTATNTGTEADIVVEIKEPHTLVAGDNIKVTVTETGKLESEPVSSEAKLDSVLDTNNVKTNATNNTVTVKDVPPGATILVYDENGDVIGKATNTGTSKTAVVVTIESTNALAEGDIVKVTITEDGHLESKPISSEAKTESAPLESNNVETNATKNAVTVKDVPPGATINVYDKNGDVIGTVTNTDTSIATVVVNIEAPHVLGEGDLVKVAVAEVGKLESPSTSSTAKIDSASPESSNVKASVSTGSVKVVEVPAGATIIVYDENGTELKRAVNAGEETGTVVIGGLDLEPGTKIQVTLTEKDRYESKPLLITVEFTTDEAIDDALRALQIGYQANDTWESVTLPVLIVTTGANETMISWTSNKPSAIEISLPENGSIKTLVHRHAKDESVILTASVSKNGVTKTRTFLLIVKAENLTKTTIENYRQVPVVGGSDNEVSEPVGINRVMLSNGVKIDKAIFDPAAAARFINDLRTKNGVSTVLVDEVAGDEPGEIAVEIPGQSIRLLNTNQNTLDIRTEYATISIAANVIDRMADRYLDLFFRLIPVKDAGHQAELNTSIVNETVVRAAAGSRDVAVIGSSLEIETNYRDYTTTLFLPFAKNGITVPASNYDSFLDSLRIFVEHSDGDKVVMKPAVVYSGDTPIGLEIEIDKFSIFSVIQLTERSTGGSTVIPAQPVTEQVKKTTIDPKVGTIVLDLVDGSGKVDTSGFIVKISGKAVEIKDVKMDGNQVIIQLKNPIPVGYEATVSYKPGSGFTGTLKSFTDLNIANPGHHNAYIKGFPDGTFRPNNTITRAEMSALLARNKNLPNVYEYQKLYPDVAKGFWAAANIEQLQDIGLMIGDKQGNFRPNDRITRAEMAMIAAKWLNADLNGPFTNTFEDVSDQHWAAAAIAAVNKAGVMIGFEDGSFGLKEYVTRAQAVTIMNRLLGRGPLTGVTTPSWPDATSAHWAFKHIEEASKDHYYTYLSDGKELLFKQ; from the coding sequence ATGCATGTTGATCATCTACACAAAGATTCATTTTTTAGAAGGGTTTTATTAGTTGTTATTTCCTTTATTTTGGTACTCACAGCGGCGCCGATAACGCCTGTGCTGGCGAGCTCCGAGCCGGACTCGCTGCCAATCTATGTCGGCTGGCAAAATTTTAATCATACCGGTCCTACTGCAGTTGTATCTAATGATGCGACCAGAGTGCTGAGCTTCCCGGCTATTCCGGGCCGAAATAACACCGCCACAACAGCGAACGGACGATTAAGAGTAGTGCCGGTTACGAATGATTCAAGCGGCATCGTCGTTCGTACAAATAAAATTAAGCTTGACGGCGGCTTTAGTACTTATTTTGTCATGCATTTAAATGGAAGCACTTCGTTAAATAATACAAGCTTCCCGGGACCCGCTGATGGTCTAACCTTTATTATTCAGGATAATCCGACTCCTGTTCTAGGCGGGGTAGGCGAAGGCGTAGGCTATGCCGGTATTCCAAACTCCGTAGGTGTAGAGTTCGATACGTGGAAAAACCTCGGACCTCATAAGGGGATTCAATACAATGATCCTAATCTCCCTTATAGTCTCTCAAATCGATACCATCCGGCAACCAACCCAACCGGCCCTACTGCCGATCATGTCGCTATTGTAATGAATGGCAACAATCATCATCAACAGGGCAGTGGCGACGTTATTGATAATTTGCAAGGAGCCAACTTCCGTTTGTACGATTACGCCGCAAGCAATGCTTACGTTCATGTTTGGGTTGATTATGACGATAATGGACGTCTAACTACAACTTATGGTCCAAGTGATAATCGAACGAATGCGAATAACAGATCACTGACTCGTAATGTCGGCACATCCCTTATGAACAAAGAGGTATATGTAGGTTTTGGCGCGAGTACAGGGGGAGCCAACTCCCATCATGATATTCTGGCATGGTATTTCAAAAACTCCTACGTTGACGGAGGACTAAAACCCGACGGAAATTACAAGCAAGGACCAAGTGCAGTTACAATCAATAAAGTATTCTCCACAGGTGTTGGAGCACAGACGGGTATTGATATCAAGGTCAACGGCATTAGCAAAAGTGATAACTTGCCTAATGAAAAGGTTGATATTTATGTTAACAATCAATTAGTAGATGGCGAGTACAGTACAAATAGTGAGGGCGTGCTTGTTTATACCTTTGATGATTCAAGTCATCTGCAGGCCGGTAATAACAATATTACTGTAATCACCAGCAACGGAGGCACATCTGCGAGCAGCTCAGCGATTATGACTGAGGCGCCTGTGGCAAATAACATTGTGTTGTCCTATACGGCTAATGGCATTGTGACGATTAATGGCGTTCCGAATGGAGTAGCCGTAACCCTATACGACGACAATCATGAAGTCATTGCAACTTCGTCAATTGCAACGAACGGAACGGTTCGCTTGACATTGACCGACGATGGCAAGGAAATACTAGCTGGCGCCAGCCAAATTGATATTTCATATGCAAAAAATGGTGAAGTAGCCAGTAACGTAACAGCAGTATCTCCTATTTTACGGAGCAGTGCGCCTGAAAAAGAGAAAATCACTACGAATGTACCCAAAAACACAGTAACCGTTAAAGACGTCCCACCGGGCTCGACTGTTAAAGTGTATGGTGACGATGACGAGCTCATCGGTACAGCGACTAACAACGGCAATGAAGAAATAGAAGTGGTAGTCACTATTGATCCGCCAACCAAGCTTCAAGAAGGTGACATCATTGAGGTTACAATTACAGAAGAAGACGGCAAGCCAGAAAGCGAACGAGTAACAAGCATAGCGAAGCTGGAGAGCGACCCGTTGGACGAGAAAAAGATCTCAACAAACGCAACGAACAATACGGTAACGATTAAAGACGTACCGCCAGGTACAACCATCAACGTTTATGACAAGAACGGCGAGGTTATTGGAACAGCTACTAACACTGGCACGGAAGCAGATATCGTAGTTGAAATTAAAGAACCGCATACGCTTGTGGCAGGAGACAACATTAAAGTTACAGTTACAGAGACAGGTAAGCTCGAAAGCGAGCCAGTGTCTAGCGAAGCGAAGCTGGACAGCGTGCTTGACACAAATAACGTTAAAACGAACGCAACAAACAATACCGTAACCGTCAAGGATGTACCGCCGGGTGCAACCATTCTAGTATACGACGAGAACGGTGATGTTATCGGTAAGGCTACAAATACAGGCACATCAAAAACAGCCGTTGTCGTTACTATTGAATCTACAAACGCGCTTGCTGAAGGCGATATTGTAAAAGTTACGATCACAGAAGACGGTCATCTGGAAAGTAAACCGATATCGAGCGAAGCAAAAACGGAAAGCGCGCCGCTTGAGAGTAACAATGTGGAAACAAACGCAACGAAAAACGCAGTAACCGTTAAAGACGTACCACCAGGTGCAACTATCAACGTATATGACAAAAACGGCGATGTTATTGGTACAGTTACAAACACGGATACGTCCATAGCTACCGTTGTAGTTAACATTGAAGCCCCGCATGTACTTGGTGAGGGAGACTTAGTTAAGGTTGCAGTTGCAGAAGTTGGAAAGCTGGAAAGCCCCTCCACTTCTAGCACAGCAAAAATAGATAGTGCCTCACCGGAAAGTTCAAATGTTAAAGCAAGTGTGTCGACTGGCAGCGTTAAGGTAGTAGAGGTGCCTGCTGGAGCGACCATTATTGTATACGACGAGAATGGTACAGAGTTGAAACGTGCGGTAAATGCCGGAGAAGAGACGGGAACCGTGGTCATCGGAGGACTTGACCTTGAGCCTGGAACCAAAATTCAAGTGACATTAACGGAAAAAGACAGATATGAAAGCAAGCCCTTGCTTATAACGGTCGAATTCACGACAGACGAAGCCATTGATGATGCACTGAGGGCCCTGCAAATCGGTTACCAAGCAAACGATACATGGGAGAGTGTTACGCTTCCTGTACTCATTGTAACAACAGGGGCAAATGAAACGATGATCTCCTGGACTTCCAACAAGCCAAGTGCAATTGAAATTTCATTGCCTGAGAATGGATCAATCAAGACACTTGTCCATCGTCATGCAAAGGATGAGAGTGTTATACTCACCGCTTCCGTTTCTAAAAATGGTGTAACGAAAACCCGCACATTCCTGTTAATTGTCAAAGCCGAGAACCTAACAAAGACAACAATCGAGAATTATCGACAAGTCCCTGTTGTTGGCGGCTCAGACAATGAGGTGAGTGAGCCGGTTGGCATTAATCGTGTTATGTTGTCAAACGGAGTAAAAATTGACAAAGCCATTTTTGATCCGGCAGCAGCAGCAAGGTTTATTAATGATCTTAGAACAAAAAACGGAGTATCAACTGTATTAGTTGATGAGGTTGCAGGAGACGAACCAGGTGAGATTGCTGTCGAAATTCCTGGACAATCCATAAGACTGTTAAACACCAACCAAAATACGTTGGATATACGTACAGAATATGCAACTATATCCATTGCTGCAAATGTTATTGACCGAATGGCAGATCGTTATCTTGACTTGTTTTTTCGCTTAATTCCAGTAAAAGATGCTGGTCATCAAGCGGAATTAAATACCAGCATTGTGAATGAGACAGTTGTCAGAGCAGCAGCTGGAAGCCGAGATGTCGCAGTGATCGGCTCCTCATTGGAAATTGAAACAAACTATCGCGATTACACAACAACACTGTTCTTACCATTTGCAAAGAACGGAATCACCGTGCCTGCAAGCAACTACGACAGCTTTTTAGATTCGCTGCGAATCTTTGTAGAGCATAGCGATGGAGATAAAGTGGTAATGAAACCTGCCGTTGTGTACAGCGGTGACACTCCAATTGGGCTAGAGATTGAAATTGACAAGTTTAGCATTTTCTCCGTTATTCAGTTAACAGAACGGTCGACAGGTGGAAGCACCGTCATACCCGCTCAGCCTGTGACGGAGCAAGTGAAGAAGACCACCATCGATCCAAAAGTGGGAACCATTGTTCTTGATCTAGTTGATGGCAGCGGTAAGGTGGACACATCAGGCTTTATAGTAAAAATTAGTGGCAAGGCAGTGGAAATAAAAGACGTTAAAATGGATGGCAATCAAGTTATTATTCAGCTGAAGAATCCTATTCCCGTTGGTTATGAAGCAACCGTATCTTATAAGCCGGGCAGCGGCTTCACAGGCACTTTGAAGTCTTTCACTGACCTGAACATTGCAAACCCTGGCCATCATAATGCATATATTAAAGGCTTCCCTGATGGCACATTCCGCCCGAATAACACGATCACGAGAGCGGAGATGTCGGCTTTACTAGCACGCAACAAAAATTTACCTAATGTTTATGAATACCAAAAGCTCTACCCGGATGTTGCAAAAGGCTTCTGGGCCGCAGCTAACATCGAGCAGCTACAAGATATTGGATTAATGATTGGCGATAAGCAGGGCAACTTCCGGCCTAATGACCGCATAACGAGAGCCGAAATGGCAATGATTGCGGCCAAATGGTTAAATGCTGATCTTAACGGTCCATTCACGAACACATTTGAGGACGTATCTGATCAGCATTGGGCTGCAGCAGCTATTGCCGCTGTAAACAAAGCGGGGGTTATGATCGGTTTTGAAGATGGCTCGTTCGGTCTGAAGGAATATGTAACACGTGCGCAAGCAGTTACCATTATGAACCGTTTGCTAGGAAGAGGACCGCTTACAGGCGTGACAACACCATCTTGGCCGGATGCGACTTCTGCTCACTGGGCATTCAAGCATATTGAAGAAGCTTCAAAGGATCACTATTATACGTATCTTTCGGATGGTAAAGAGCTATTATTTAAGCAATAG
- a CDS encoding D-arabinono-1,4-lactone oxidase → MLPMKANRKSWTNWSGSVTAAPELIRHPKTIDEVVAIIRHECLNKGKYLRVVGSAHSFTAVAASDQVLVSLDELQGVVSVNADEQTAVVWAGTKLKRLGELLHAEGLAQENLGDIDVQSIAGAISTGTHGSGLRLGSIATQVIGITVVNGLGEVKEYTLQSHPAVFRALQVSLGTLGIIVQIKLRLRSSYVLSYESKRMALTDCLTQLPKLVEDNRHFEFFWFPYAETCQVKLMNETDAPIPTNKWIEYVNEKLIENTLFGLLSGLCKMIPTASAAISRLSASSVPVTTKANYSHRIFATERAVRFYEMEYSLPKEAMTSVIREMREAMERERFHVHFPIECRYVAADEIWLSPAYGRDSAYIAVHMYKGMPYKRYFEVMEQIFLRYEGRPHWGKMHTLKAANLIKRYPMWQEFAEIRKQMDPHDLFMSPYLRELFTTQN, encoded by the coding sequence ATGCTTCCTATGAAAGCGAATCGGAAAAGCTGGACAAATTGGTCGGGGTCAGTCACTGCCGCTCCTGAGCTTATTCGGCATCCGAAGACGATAGATGAAGTAGTGGCCATCATTCGTCATGAGTGTTTGAATAAAGGCAAATATTTGCGCGTTGTAGGGTCAGCGCACTCTTTTACGGCGGTTGCTGCTTCTGATCAGGTGCTTGTATCGCTTGACGAGCTGCAAGGAGTGGTGAGTGTAAATGCTGATGAGCAGACGGCTGTCGTCTGGGCAGGAACGAAGCTGAAGCGGTTAGGCGAGCTTTTGCATGCAGAAGGACTAGCGCAGGAAAATCTAGGCGATATAGATGTTCAGTCGATTGCAGGTGCGATTAGTACAGGAACTCACGGATCAGGGCTGCGCTTAGGAAGTATAGCTACACAGGTGATTGGCATAACGGTCGTAAACGGCTTAGGAGAAGTAAAGGAATATACGCTGCAGTCACATCCGGCTGTATTTCGAGCATTACAGGTTTCATTAGGCACATTAGGCATTATTGTTCAGATAAAGCTCCGTTTAAGGAGCTCTTATGTACTTTCCTATGAGAGCAAACGTATGGCTTTGACGGACTGCTTGACGCAATTGCCGAAACTTGTAGAGGATAACCGGCATTTTGAGTTTTTTTGGTTTCCCTATGCGGAGACTTGCCAGGTCAAACTGATGAATGAGACAGATGCGCCCATACCTACGAACAAATGGATTGAATATGTAAACGAAAAGCTAATTGAAAACACATTGTTTGGCTTACTATCAGGGCTTTGCAAGATGATCCCCACAGCAAGTGCTGCCATAAGCAGGTTAAGTGCATCAAGTGTACCCGTTACGACGAAAGCGAATTATAGCCATCGCATATTTGCGACAGAAAGAGCCGTCCGTTTTTATGAAATGGAATACAGCTTGCCGAAAGAAGCCATGACGTCGGTCATTCGTGAAATGCGAGAGGCAATGGAACGTGAGCGATTCCATGTTCATTTCCCTATTGAGTGCCGGTATGTGGCGGCTGATGAAATCTGGCTTAGTCCTGCGTATGGCCGCGATTCTGCCTATATAGCAGTCCATATGTATAAAGGCATGCCGTACAAACGTTATTTTGAAGTGATGGAGCAAATCTTTCTTCGGTATGAAGGCAGACCCCACTGGGGTAAAATGCATACGCTCAAAGCTGCCAATTTAATTAAGCGCTATCCGATGTGGCAGGAATTTGCCGAGATAAGAAAGCAAATGGACCCTCATGATTTGTTCATGAGCCCTTATTTGCGGGAGTTGTTTACGACTCAAAATTAG
- a CDS encoding trifunctional transcriptional activator/DNA repair protein Ada/methylated-DNA--[protein]-cysteine S-methyltransferase has protein sequence MVPAERNEEYYRALLEKKTEYEGVFYVGVKTTGVFCRPTCPARKPKFENCEFYETAQQALLASYRPCQRCRPLSHPNHVSEVVRQLVAAVEENPEKRWKEQDFKNLSVDESTARRQFKKRFGMTFVEYARARRMGLALKNIRSGQTIIDTQLSAGYESSSGFRDAFSRIMGAAPTLVENSKVLKASWIDTPLGPMIAIGDESALYLLEFVDRRGLEREVERLRQRTKSAIIPGVTEPIQSIESELTRYFDGKLTEFKTPVSLLGSPFQKSVWEQLMKIPPGETRSYSDIAAALGKPSAYRAVAQANGANQLAIMIPCHRVINSNGDLGGYGGGLTRKNWLLHHEKQGE, from the coding sequence ATGGTACCTGCAGAGCGTAACGAAGAATACTACAGGGCGTTATTAGAGAAAAAAACGGAATATGAAGGCGTATTTTATGTAGGCGTCAAAACGACTGGCGTGTTCTGTCGTCCAACCTGCCCAGCACGAAAGCCTAAATTTGAAAACTGCGAATTTTATGAGACAGCACAACAAGCGCTGCTTGCCTCCTATCGGCCATGCCAAAGATGCCGTCCGCTTTCCCACCCAAACCATGTATCGGAGGTTGTTCGCCAGCTTGTTGCTGCCGTTGAGGAAAATCCTGAAAAACGATGGAAGGAACAAGATTTCAAAAATCTTTCGGTTGATGAGTCAACAGCGCGCCGTCAGTTCAAGAAGCGATTTGGCATGACGTTTGTTGAATACGCTCGTGCCCGCCGCATGGGACTTGCCTTGAAGAACATTAGATCGGGTCAAACGATCATTGATACTCAGCTATCTGCTGGTTATGAATCCAGCAGCGGTTTCAGAGATGCTTTCTCGCGAATTATGGGGGCCGCGCCTACATTAGTAGAGAATAGTAAGGTTCTGAAAGCTTCTTGGATCGATACACCGCTTGGGCCGATGATTGCGATTGGGGATGAGAGTGCACTTTATCTTCTTGAATTTGTTGATCGGCGAGGGCTAGAGCGCGAAGTAGAAAGGCTTCGTCAACGGACAAAATCCGCCATCATTCCAGGTGTCACGGAACCAATCCAATCGATTGAAAGTGAATTGACCCGCTATTTTGACGGAAAACTGACCGAATTTAAAACCCCCGTCTCGTTGCTTGGATCACCTTTTCAGAAGAGCGTATGGGAGCAATTAATGAAAATTCCGCCGGGCGAAACGCGTTCCTATTCAGACATCGCCGCTGCACTCGGCAAGCCATCCGCCTATCGTGCTGTCGCTCAGGCCAATGGCGCAAATCAGCTCGCGATTATGATTCCTTGCCATCGAGTCATCAACTCAAATGGTGATTTAGGCGGCTACGGCGGTGGATTAACACGTAAAAACTGGCTATTACATCACGAGAAACAAGGAGAATAA
- a CDS encoding class II fructose-bisphosphate aldolase has product MALVSMKEMLNKALKEGYAVGQYNINNLEWTQAILGAAQEEQSPVILGVSEGAARYMGGFTVVTAIVKSLIEEMKITVPVAIHLDHGSSFEKCKAAIDAGFTSVMIDASHSPFEENVKTTQEVVAYAHERGVSVEAELGTVGGQEDDVIAEGVIYADPKECFELVQRTGIDCLAPALGSVHGPYKGEPNLGFKEMEEICQTIKLPLVLHGGTGIPTEHIKRSISLGTAKINVNTENQITFTKIVREVLSADSEAFDPRKFLAPGREGIKQTVMGKMREFGSSNKA; this is encoded by the coding sequence ATGGCATTGGTATCAATGAAAGAAATGTTGAACAAAGCGTTAAAAGAAGGCTATGCAGTTGGTCAATACAACATCAACAACTTGGAGTGGACACAAGCCATTCTAGGCGCTGCTCAAGAAGAGCAATCCCCGGTTATCCTTGGCGTTTCTGAAGGCGCAGCTCGTTACATGGGAGGTTTCACAGTTGTAACTGCAATCGTGAAATCACTAATTGAAGAAATGAAAATTACAGTTCCTGTTGCGATCCACTTGGATCACGGTTCCAGCTTTGAAAAATGTAAAGCTGCGATCGATGCTGGATTTACATCCGTTATGATCGATGCTTCACACTCACCATTTGAAGAAAACGTAAAAACGACTCAAGAGGTTGTTGCATACGCGCACGAGCGCGGCGTTTCTGTTGAAGCTGAGCTAGGTACAGTTGGCGGACAAGAAGACGATGTAATAGCTGAAGGCGTTATTTATGCAGATCCTAAGGAGTGCTTCGAGCTAGTACAACGTACTGGTATTGACTGCCTTGCTCCTGCACTTGGTTCCGTTCACGGTCCTTACAAAGGTGAACCAAACCTTGGCTTCAAAGAAATGGAAGAAATTTGCCAAACAATCAAATTGCCACTAGTATTGCATGGCGGCACAGGTATCCCAACTGAGCACATCAAAAGATCCATTTCGCTAGGAACAGCAAAAATCAACGTAAATACAGAAAACCAAATCACATTCACAAAAATCGTTCGTGAAGTGTTGAGCGCAGATTCCGAAGCTTTCGATCCGCGTAAATTCCTTGCTCCAGGTCGCGAAGGAATCAAACAAACCGTTATGGGCAAAATGCGTGAGTTTGGTTCATCCAACAAAGCGTAA
- a CDS encoding amino acid deaminase/aldolase yields the protein MHKQNGEWPIELPHYEQYKRIFAQTAKPFAYVNLDLLDANSRAIAAAAGDKKIRVASKSIRSVEVLRRILHSDKVYQGIMCYTAREAAFLLRHGFDDLLLGYPAWEPREISILLEAAASGRTVVFMVDSIQHVEHIERLAAATGVQAAVCLDIDMSANYPGLHFGIWRSPVTSWPLAKPIVERIMQSKWVRLDGVMGYEAQIAGVGDQVSGQWLKNSFIRQLKRHSIREVAERREEVLQGIHALGGELRFVNAGGTGSISSSKLEQGVTEITVGSGFYCPTLFDQYADFQYFPAAGYAVEVVRKPRLDMVTCLGGGYTASGAVSAEKAPQPHLPEGLTLISLEGAGEVQTPLRCPSGLALELGDPIFFRHAKAGELCERFPKLYAITGEGIVGEYLTYRGEGECFL from the coding sequence ATGCATAAACAGAATGGAGAATGGCCTATCGAGCTCCCTCACTATGAGCAATATAAAAGGATTTTTGCACAGACAGCGAAGCCTTTTGCTTATGTAAATCTTGATTTATTGGATGCGAATAGCAGAGCCATTGCGGCTGCGGCGGGTGACAAGAAAATTCGTGTCGCAAGTAAATCAATAAGGTCTGTGGAGGTTCTTCGACGTATTCTTCATTCAGACAAAGTGTATCAAGGTATCATGTGTTATACGGCTAGAGAAGCGGCTTTTCTGCTGAGGCATGGCTTTGATGATTTGCTGCTTGGTTATCCCGCTTGGGAGCCGCGCGAAATTTCAATTCTGTTAGAAGCTGCAGCTAGTGGCCGAACGGTTGTATTTATGGTTGATTCCATTCAGCATGTGGAGCATATCGAGCGGCTTGCAGCGGCCACTGGCGTACAGGCAGCCGTTTGTCTGGATATCGATATGTCTGCAAACTATCCAGGACTGCATTTTGGCATATGGAGATCACCGGTTACCTCATGGCCACTGGCTAAGCCGATTGTCGAGAGGATTATGCAATCCAAATGGGTAAGGCTGGACGGCGTAATGGGGTACGAGGCGCAAATTGCTGGGGTAGGGGATCAAGTCTCGGGACAGTGGTTAAAAAATTCATTCATCCGTCAGCTGAAGCGGCATTCAATTCGAGAAGTAGCTGAAAGGCGTGAGGAAGTGCTGCAAGGTATTCACGCGTTAGGCGGGGAACTGCGCTTTGTAAACGCTGGAGGTACTGGGAGTATAAGCAGCTCCAAATTGGAGCAGGGAGTAACGGAGATCACCGTGGGCTCTGGTTTTTATTGTCCTACGCTGTTCGATCAATATGCTGATTTTCAGTATTTTCCTGCTGCTGGATATGCGGTGGAAGTCGTGCGGAAGCCTAGATTAGATATGGTAACCTGCTTGGGCGGGGGTTACACCGCTTCGGGTGCTGTTAGCGCGGAAAAAGCGCCGCAGCCGCATTTGCCTGAAGGCTTAACGTTGATTTCGTTAGAAGGCGCGGGTGAGGTGCAGACGCCGCTTCGTTGTCCGAGCGGTTTGGCTCTCGAGTTAGGAGATCCAATCTTTTTCCGGCATGCGAAAGCTGGGGAATTATGTGAACGGTTTCCGAAGCTGTATGCGATAACGGGGGAAGGCATTGTTGGCGAGTACTTAACCTACCGCGGAGAAGGGGAATGCTTCCTATGA